The Vibrio ishigakensis genome has a window encoding:
- a CDS encoding SDR family oxidoreductase translates to MKGSILITGCSSGIGYHCAKELHQAGYQVIASCRNPEDVERLQAEGMVCVELDVTKPESIQTALEQTLEISGGKLDALFNNAAYGQCGALEDLPTDALRAQFETNVFGWHELTKAVIPVMLKQGHGKIIQNSSVLGLVAMKYRGAYNASKFALEGYTDTLRLELMDTNLSISLIEPGPIVSKFRENALKAFQSTIDADNSRHSKNYQNTIERLSKESPTNGFTLPPDAVTDRVIEILESNKPKARYYVTKPTYIFGFLRRVLSARLLDKLLVKSD, encoded by the coding sequence ATGAAGGGATCTATCTTAATCACAGGCTGCAGCAGTGGCATAGGTTATCACTGCGCAAAGGAACTGCACCAAGCGGGCTATCAGGTTATCGCTAGCTGTCGAAATCCTGAAGATGTCGAAAGACTGCAAGCCGAAGGAATGGTCTGTGTCGAATTGGATGTGACCAAGCCCGAATCAATACAAACGGCCCTTGAGCAGACCCTTGAGATTAGCGGCGGTAAACTCGATGCTCTGTTCAACAACGCCGCTTATGGTCAATGTGGTGCCCTTGAAGACCTGCCTACTGATGCCCTGCGAGCCCAATTTGAAACTAACGTCTTTGGCTGGCACGAACTCACCAAAGCGGTTATTCCTGTGATGCTCAAGCAAGGCCATGGCAAGATTATTCAAAACAGCTCAGTGCTTGGATTAGTGGCAATGAAATATCGCGGCGCATACAACGCCAGTAAGTTTGCCTTAGAGGGTTACACCGACACTCTACGTCTAGAGTTAATGGACACTAACCTTTCTATTAGCCTTATCGAACCTGGCCCAATTGTGAGTAAATTCCGTGAAAATGCACTAAAAGCATTTCAAAGTACGATAGATGCGGATAACTCCAGACACAGCAAAAACTATCAAAACACCATTGAACGCTTATCGAAAGAATCGCCAACCAATGGCTTTACCCTGCCACCGGATGCCGTGACAGACAGAGTTATTGAGATCCTAGAAAGCAACAAGCCGAAAGCCCGCTATTACGTTACCAAGCCAACCTATATCTTCGGCTTCTTACGTCGCGTTCTCTCAGCCAGATTGTTAGACAAACTGCTAGTAAAGAGTGACTAG
- a CDS encoding CobW family GTP-binding protein, which produces MTRKVPTNIITGFLGTGKTTTILNLLKNKPADENWAVLVNEFGEIGIDGAMMSDSGALIKEVPGGCICCTAGVPTSVAITALLRENPDRLIIEPTGLGHPKQIMATLSSAQFSPYIEIRTTLTLSDARYYEDEKYTSNSNFKQQLEVADIIVANKHELASTAQIKDMYDWLQAQDINTTIVTATRGDIELSLLDMHIKPNENDDIEEHHHHHAALEPQFQLPPNQSHIRKENKGQGYFSCGWLFGAELVFNFDNLFSLLNELTADRIKAVMNTDKGCYAFNKADGVLSVNELTLDGFESRIEVIDAQPMPWDQLEEILLKISNTK; this is translated from the coding sequence GTGACTCGTAAAGTACCTACCAACATCATCACTGGTTTTCTCGGAACTGGAAAAACCACCACTATTCTTAATCTTTTAAAAAATAAGCCCGCCGACGAAAACTGGGCGGTGCTCGTGAATGAGTTTGGTGAGATAGGTATCGACGGGGCCATGATGTCTGATAGTGGTGCTCTTATCAAAGAAGTACCCGGCGGTTGCATTTGTTGTACAGCAGGTGTTCCTACTAGCGTAGCGATTACTGCACTATTACGTGAGAATCCAGATAGGCTAATCATAGAGCCAACTGGATTAGGGCATCCCAAGCAAATCATGGCTACTCTGTCATCTGCTCAATTCAGTCCATACATCGAAATACGTACGACGCTGACACTGAGCGATGCTAGGTATTATGAAGACGAGAAATACACCTCTAACTCCAACTTTAAGCAACAATTGGAAGTAGCGGATATCATCGTAGCCAATAAGCATGAACTGGCATCGACAGCTCAAATCAAAGATATGTATGACTGGCTTCAAGCGCAGGACATCAATACCACGATTGTTACCGCTACACGTGGTGATATTGAACTCTCACTTTTGGATATGCACATTAAACCAAATGAGAATGATGATATTGAAGAGCATCACCATCATCATGCTGCACTAGAACCGCAGTTCCAACTACCACCTAACCAAAGCCACATCCGAAAAGAAAACAAAGGACAGGGCTACTTCTCATGTGGGTGGTTATTCGGTGCAGAGCTGGTGTTTAACTTTGATAACCTATTCTCACTGTTAAACGAGCTTACTGCTGACCGTATAAAAGCGGTTATGAACACCGATAAAGGGTGTTATGCATTCAATAAGGCTGATGGTGTGCTGTCTGTCAACGAACTTACATTAGATGGGTTTGAATCCAGAATCGAGGTAATTGACGCACAGCCTATGCCTTGGGATCAGCTTGAGGAGATCTTGCTGAAGATATCGAACACCAAGTAA
- a CDS encoding TDT family transporter, with amino-acid sequence MLRRFNRFQHIPPSQAALALGIIGLGQAWSLYIPTVGGAIRPYLVVIGALLLIPVLLKYFLNPKIFLADIRHPLNGSLMAPMSMALLVLCDYVATVFPEPAHYLWLASLSLHLLMMVLFFGFQFADFKMANIVPSWFLYPVGVISSTLAGSGLGHITFSQNMANLCIAIYFVMLPVVLYRLVFLGKLPRRARPTLAIMAAPINLTLAAYLVNFPEPDPILAGALAGIAITMTVLVFLCYFNLLRLNFQPSIAAVTFPSVISAIAMSRLTTWFKDSHPNWYWLHNFGMFELTIATLLVVWVSAGYLVMYWPERFKTKTEH; translated from the coding sequence GTGCTTCGTAGATTCAATCGCTTCCAGCATATTCCACCCTCACAGGCGGCGCTAGCGCTGGGTATTATCGGTTTGGGTCAAGCGTGGTCTCTCTATATTCCTACCGTTGGTGGTGCTATACGTCCATATCTGGTCGTCATTGGCGCACTTTTGTTGATCCCAGTACTTCTCAAATATTTCCTTAATCCGAAGATATTTCTGGCTGATATTCGCCACCCGCTAAATGGTAGCCTTATGGCTCCAATGAGTATGGCGCTGTTGGTTTTGTGCGATTATGTGGCCACTGTTTTTCCAGAGCCTGCGCATTATCTTTGGCTCGCCTCATTAAGCCTCCATCTACTAATGATGGTTCTGTTTTTTGGCTTTCAGTTTGCTGACTTTAAGATGGCGAATATTGTACCTAGCTGGTTTCTCTATCCGGTTGGGGTAATCAGCAGTACTTTGGCGGGTTCAGGTTTAGGTCATATCACCTTCTCACAGAATATGGCGAATCTATGTATCGCCATCTATTTTGTAATGCTTCCTGTCGTGCTGTATCGATTAGTGTTCTTAGGCAAACTTCCAAGGCGTGCGCGCCCTACACTGGCTATTATGGCCGCACCAATCAACCTGACATTGGCCGCCTATCTGGTAAACTTCCCTGAGCCTGACCCTATTCTGGCGGGAGCACTGGCGGGTATCGCTATCACCATGACGGTACTGGTGTTCCTGTGTTACTTCAATCTGCTCAGACTGAACTTTCAGCCCTCTATTGCAGCAGTAACCTTCCCATCAGTGATCAGTGCTATCGCTATGTCACGTCTGACCACTTGGTTTAAAGACTCTCACCCAAACTGGTATTGGCTACATAACTTCGGCATGTTCGAACTCACCATAGCCACATTGCTGGTTGTCTGGGTATCCGCTGGCTATTTAGTCATGTACTGGCCAGAACGATTCAAAACAAAAACGGAGCACTAA
- the folE gene encoding GTP cyclohydrolase I FolE, producing MSGLSESALLVKQALEARGLETPMVQNDLSSDEKKERIEYHMREILGLLQLDLTDDSLQETPHRIAKMYVDEIFSGLDYTRFPKITVIENKMDVSEMVRVKDITLTSTCEHHLVTIDGRAAVAYIPRGKIIGLSKINRIVRFFAQRPQVQERMTQQILVALQTLLGSDDVAVTIDATHYCVKSRGVMDATSETTTTALGGIFKSNAATRHEFLHGLR from the coding sequence ATGTCAGGTTTGAGTGAATCGGCTTTGTTGGTAAAACAAGCACTTGAGGCCCGTGGCCTTGAAACACCTATGGTGCAAAATGATCTAAGTTCAGACGAGAAGAAAGAGCGCATTGAATATCATATGCGTGAGATTCTTGGTCTACTTCAACTGGATCTTACTGACGACTCTCTGCAAGAGACTCCGCACCGCATCGCCAAGATGTATGTAGACGAGATCTTCTCTGGTCTTGATTACACTCGCTTCCCTAAGATCACCGTTATCGAAAACAAGATGGATGTTAGCGAGATGGTTCGAGTGAAAGACATCACGCTGACCAGCACTTGTGAGCATCACCTAGTTACCATCGATGGTCGCGCAGCGGTAGCTTATATCCCTCGTGGCAAGATCATTGGTCTCTCAAAGATTAACCGTATCGTTCGCTTCTTCGCTCAGCGCCCTCAAGTCCAAGAGCGCATGACTCAGCAAATCTTAGTTGCACTGCAAACACTGCTGGGTAGTGATGATGTAGCGGTCACTATCGATGCGACTCACTACTGTGTGAAATCTCGCGGTGTGATGGATGCAACCAGCGAAACTACTACTACAGCACTGGGCGGTATATTCAAATCTAATGCCGCAACTCGCCATGAGTTTTTGCACGGTTTGCGCTAA
- the moeA gene encoding molybdopterin molybdotransferase MoeA, whose product MGCCDAPGLMPIEEAMPIILKNTPVVTETETLAIEDAIGRVLAHDVSSPLNVPPFDNSAMDGYAVRIADLNRSLTMPLVGKSFAGAPFNNEWPTDSCVRIMTGAQIPEGCDAVIMQEDVTADGESITFNVELGSVKPQQHIRPTGDDIKTGQLALEKGTRLSARDLPMLASLGVATVDVFRKPIVAVFSTGDELKPVGTELQAGEIYDSNRYGMRPLFDKFGCEVIDLGIIPDNEELLHQAFEKAKSVADVVVTSGGVSVGEADYTKDILEQQGEISFWKLAIKPGKPFAFGSLGDALFCGLPGNPVSAFVTSYVLVQPLIAKLSGESQWKEAPSISAISKSAFKKRPGRADYQRAIFSVNQDGQLEVESTGNQSSGAFRSMSLANCFAILERERGHVEIGETVQIQPFSSVMY is encoded by the coding sequence ATGGGCTGTTGTGACGCTCCTGGGTTGATGCCAATTGAAGAGGCAATGCCAATCATTCTAAAAAATACCCCTGTTGTTACCGAGACCGAAACTCTGGCAATAGAGGATGCAATTGGCCGAGTATTGGCACACGATGTCAGCTCTCCCCTTAATGTCCCGCCTTTTGATAACTCAGCAATGGACGGCTACGCAGTTCGTATTGCCGACCTAAATCGTTCGCTAACCATGCCACTTGTAGGTAAGTCATTCGCTGGTGCTCCATTTAATAACGAATGGCCAACGGACAGCTGCGTACGCATCATGACCGGTGCTCAAATCCCTGAAGGGTGTGACGCTGTGATTATGCAAGAAGATGTAACCGCAGATGGCGAGAGCATCACTTTCAATGTTGAGCTAGGCTCGGTGAAGCCCCAGCAACATATCCGCCCTACCGGTGACGACATCAAAACCGGTCAGCTAGCTCTTGAAAAAGGCACACGCCTATCTGCGCGCGACCTTCCTATGCTGGCCTCTTTGGGCGTTGCTACGGTAGACGTATTTCGTAAGCCAATCGTGGCTGTATTCTCGACAGGTGATGAGTTAAAACCAGTTGGTACTGAGCTACAAGCCGGTGAGATCTACGACAGCAACCGCTATGGTATGCGCCCACTGTTCGACAAGTTCGGTTGTGAAGTGATTGACCTGGGTATCATCCCTGACAACGAAGAGCTTCTTCATCAAGCGTTTGAAAAAGCCAAATCCGTTGCTGATGTGGTGGTCACCTCAGGCGGCGTAAGCGTAGGTGAAGCGGACTACACCAAGGATATCCTTGAGCAACAAGGTGAAATCAGCTTCTGGAAGCTAGCGATTAAACCAGGTAAGCCATTCGCGTTTGGTTCACTGGGTGACGCCCTATTCTGCGGCCTTCCAGGTAACCCAGTGTCAGCCTTTGTGACCTCTTATGTTTTGGTTCAGCCTTTGATTGCGAAGCTAAGCGGTGAGAGCCAATGGAAAGAAGCACCAAGCATCTCTGCTATCTCTAAATCTGCATTCAAGAAGCGTCCGGGTCGCGCCGATTATCAGCGTGCTATCTTCTCAGTGAATCAAGACGGTCAACTTGAGGTAGAAAGCACGGGTAATCAGAGTTCAGGTGCATTCCGTTCGATGAGCCTTGCCAACTGTTTTGCCATCCTTGAGCGTGAGCGCGGCCATGTAGAGATTGGCGAAACTGTTCAAATTCAACCATTTAGCTCAGTGATGTACTAA
- the moeB gene encoding molybdopterin-synthase adenylyltransferase MoeB, with protein sequence MDILSDEELLRYNRQIILRSFDFEGQETLKQSSVLLIGAGGLGCATSPYLVSAGIGKLTIVDFDDIELSNLQRQILHTEKDVGRRKVDSAKESLAAINSLCDIQAIHEKLDDAKLEALIQEHSLVIDATDNLDTRNQINRLCFKHKTPLVSGAAIRLEGQVISFTYGEGEPCYQCLSSLFGDANLSCVEAGILSPVVGVIGSMQALEAIRVLTKLGEVSSGKLLILDALNLKWREFNLPKQQNCKVCGT encoded by the coding sequence ATGGATATATTAAGCGACGAAGAACTGCTTCGTTATAATCGTCAGATCATCTTGCGTTCGTTTGATTTCGAAGGACAAGAAACCCTGAAGCAGAGTTCAGTTTTGCTTATTGGTGCCGGTGGCCTAGGTTGTGCCACCAGCCCATACCTAGTTTCAGCAGGTATTGGCAAACTCACCATTGTCGACTTTGATGATATCGAGCTGTCTAACCTGCAGCGTCAGATCCTACATACTGAAAAAGATGTGGGTCGTCGTAAGGTAGACTCTGCTAAAGAGAGCCTCGCAGCCATCAATAGTCTGTGTGACATCCAAGCCATCCATGAAAAGCTGGACGATGCCAAGTTAGAGGCGCTTATCCAAGAGCACAGTTTAGTTATTGATGCTACCGATAATCTAGATACCCGCAATCAGATAAACCGCCTCTGTTTTAAACACAAAACACCGCTCGTTTCGGGTGCTGCGATTCGCCTTGAGGGTCAGGTGATTAGCTTTACCTATGGCGAAGGTGAACCTTGTTATCAATGTCTAAGCTCTTTATTTGGTGATGCCAACCTGAGCTGCGTTGAAGCGGGAATTCTATCTCCTGTGGTCGGTGTGATTGGCAGTATGCAGGCGTTGGAAGCGATTCGCGTGCTGACTAAGCTGGGCGAGGTCTCCAGTGGCAAGCTTCTGATACTGGATGCACTGAACCTAAAATGGCGAGAGTTTAACCTTCCTAAGCAACAAAACTGTAAGGTTTGTGGCACATGA
- the tal gene encoding transaldolase: MSNKLQQLRSQTVVVADTGDIEAIAKYRPEDATTNPSLVLKAAGLDHYQPLIDSVVAEAKQKFDNIDAQVAFASDYLAVKIGLEILKVVPGRVSTEVDSRLSYDTEGSIERARNIIKMYEAEGINKERILIKLASTWQGIRAAEQLEKEGINCNLTLLFSFAQAQACAEAGVYLISPFVGRIMDWYKAKEGRSFEAAEDPGVLSVTKIYNYYKEHGYNTVVMGASFRNTGEILELAGCDRLTISPQLLEELEQAKGVVETKLVDNGATKERPAPLTHSQFLWDHNQDPMAIEKLAEGIRQFAVDQEKLEDMLKARLAG; the protein is encoded by the coding sequence ATGAGCAATAAACTACAACAACTTCGCTCTCAAACTGTTGTTGTTGCCGATACAGGTGACATCGAGGCGATTGCAAAATATCGTCCAGAAGATGCAACAACTAACCCTTCTCTAGTTCTTAAAGCTGCAGGCCTTGACCACTATCAACCCCTAATTGATAGCGTTGTAGCAGAAGCAAAACAGAAGTTTGACAACATCGATGCACAAGTAGCATTTGCAAGTGACTACCTAGCAGTGAAGATCGGCCTAGAAATCCTAAAAGTGGTACCAGGTCGCGTTTCTACAGAAGTAGACTCTCGCCTATCTTACGACACTGAAGGCAGCATCGAGCGTGCACGCAACATCATCAAGATGTACGAAGCGGAAGGCATCAATAAAGAACGTATTCTTATTAAGCTTGCTTCTACTTGGCAAGGTATCCGCGCGGCAGAGCAACTAGAGAAAGAAGGCATCAACTGTAACCTGACTCTACTATTCTCATTCGCTCAGGCTCAGGCTTGTGCTGAAGCAGGTGTTTACCTGATCTCTCCTTTCGTTGGCCGTATCATGGACTGGTACAAGGCGAAAGAAGGTCGTTCGTTTGAAGCGGCTGAAGACCCAGGCGTACTGTCTGTAACTAAGATCTACAACTACTACAAAGAGCACGGCTACAACACTGTCGTTATGGGCGCAAGCTTCCGTAACACGGGCGAGATCCTAGAGCTAGCTGGCTGCGACCGTCTAACTATCAGCCCTCAGCTTCTAGAAGAGCTAGAGCAAGCAAAAGGAGTTGTTGAGACCAAGCTAGTAGACAATGGCGCAACTAAAGAGCGTCCTGCTCCGCTAACTCACTCTCAGTTCCTATGGGATCACAACCAAGACCCAATGGCGATTGAAAAACTAGCGGAAGGCATTCGTCAGTTCGCTGTTGACCAAGAGAAACTGGAAGACATGCTAAAAGCGCGACTAGCTGGCTAA
- a CDS encoding dodecin, whose product MPHHTYKMTELVGSSPNGIEDAINNAVEKASKSVHNMRWFEMQEVRGHIDDGKVAHWQVTIKIGFTLD is encoded by the coding sequence ATGCCACATCACACCTATAAGATGACCGAGCTTGTCGGCTCATCACCAAATGGAATTGAAGACGCTATCAACAACGCGGTAGAAAAAGCCAGCAAGAGTGTACACAACATGCGTTGGTTCGAGATGCAGGAAGTGCGAGGTCATATCGATGACGGCAAGGTGGCCCACTGGCAGGTGACCATCAAGATTGGCTTCACCCTAGATTAA
- a CDS encoding MalY/PatB family protein produces the protein MFKIEAKQKENQHNFIKHDANMLNNIYGATDLDSYWIADMDFPIAQPITDELQRLVSRELYSYEFDSKRAFNAIADWNRRRHALELNPENFVQVPGVLSAIGLLIRQYTEKGDGVLIQTPVYHQFRRLIESAGRKVVANPLKADGERYEVDFVDFEAKLASGKAKMVLLCNPHNPVGRVWSYAEMEKLVSIANKYDVVVVSDEVHADIVFDKQKFTSILEFDYPNIISIIGSPAKNFGLNSISVGFIYTNSFEMKSEIADMVSSLALDHGNALTTYATIAAYEKGEEWFDGYLKYTNANRDFILDYLKTNAPQVKAYKPQGTNQIWFDFTELNLEAGQLKSLLVKKAKLALTPGTWFGESDPNFYRMNFAVPREKLEASLQRLVTAINSKPCRASAQAIEVSKGCCC, from the coding sequence GTGTTTAAAATCGAAGCAAAGCAGAAAGAAAATCAGCATAATTTCATCAAACATGACGCGAACATGCTCAATAACATCTATGGTGCCACTGACCTAGATTCTTATTGGATCGCGGATATGGACTTCCCGATTGCACAGCCGATCACCGATGAATTGCAACGTTTGGTGAGCCGCGAGCTGTACTCTTATGAGTTCGACTCAAAGCGTGCTTTCAATGCCATTGCTGATTGGAATAGGCGCCGCCATGCTCTAGAACTTAACCCAGAGAACTTTGTTCAAGTGCCAGGTGTGCTAAGTGCTATTGGTCTTCTTATCCGCCAGTACACAGAAAAAGGCGATGGAGTGCTTATCCAAACCCCTGTGTATCATCAGTTCCGTCGCTTGATTGAGTCAGCAGGTCGCAAGGTTGTTGCTAACCCCCTAAAAGCGGATGGGGAGCGATATGAGGTAGACTTTGTCGACTTTGAGGCAAAGCTTGCTTCAGGCAAAGCGAAGATGGTTTTGCTGTGTAATCCACATAACCCTGTTGGTCGTGTGTGGTCTTATGCTGAGATGGAGAAACTGGTTAGCATTGCTAATAAATACGATGTAGTCGTAGTGAGCGATGAGGTGCATGCAGATATCGTGTTCGATAAGCAGAAGTTCACCAGTATCCTAGAGTTCGATTACCCTAATATCATTTCGATTATTGGCTCTCCAGCGAAAAACTTTGGTCTTAACAGCATCTCGGTTGGCTTTATCTATACCAACAGCTTTGAGATGAAGTCAGAGATTGCCGACATGGTTAGCTCGTTGGCGCTAGACCATGGTAATGCCCTAACTACCTACGCCACTATCGCTGCTTATGAGAAGGGTGAAGAATGGTTTGATGGCTACCTTAAGTACACCAATGCGAACCGTGATTTTATCCTTGATTACCTAAAAACTAATGCTCCTCAAGTTAAGGCATACAAGCCTCAAGGAACTAACCAGATCTGGTTTGATTTTACTGAGTTGAACTTAGAAGCAGGGCAGTTGAAGTCTCTGTTGGTCAAAAAGGCAAAGCTCGCACTAACCCCAGGCACTTGGTTTGGAGAGTCTGACCCCAACTTCTATCGCATGAACTTCGCCGTGCCACGAGAAAAGCTAGAGGCATCATTGCAGCGTTTGGTAACAGCAATAAATAGCAAGCCTTGCCGAGCAAGTGCTCAAGCTATTGAAGTCTCAAAAGGCTGCTGCTGTTAA